The genomic region CTTTTCACTAACACACACCTCACACCCACATGTGTTTCAGCGGTCTTTAACGGAGGTGTCTGTGAGAGAATGTGTACCTGACAAACAGACACCGTTCTGTTCCACTGCACCATCTTCTCCGGCTGCAAAATGACCTCCTGATACACCAGCTCTGCAGAACACTGCAAGAGTGCCTAAAACACGGAAAACACAAGTAGGTAACTGATTCTGTGTAAAAACATGGAGTAAGAAGGCATCATAATACATTTGGAACATACCTTTAAAATAAACGTTTTCCCATGGAATGGGATTTCAAGTGTATATACTGCATCTCCGAGCTCCTAAGAATgaaatattttcatattaaaccAATCACAAAACCATAAACACATAACTACTGCAAGCATGGACGTGTACATACACTAGTCTTCTCAAACTTCCAGTTTTCCTCTTGTGTCAGTATCTGTTCCACCACTGCCATGGCCTCCCGTCCCTGTCGTACAAACTCCTTTTCCTAAAAACAAGCGATTACAGAATGATCTTCCCGTACAACGACGTAGGGGTGGGCGATCTTCCCAAAATCTCATATCACAATCTTATAAAAAACAATCACGATCTGAAATGAGATCTTCCTAATTTTGAGCTGTACTATCGAGAATATCCAGGCTTGCTATTGGTACAATTTAAAACAGTATTGCATTAAACAATCAGTTGTCAAATTAAATCctgagttaaaggattagttcacttgaaaactgaaaaatgaaaattacccatgatttttctcaccctcaagccatactagctggctttcttctttcagatgaatacaatcagagttatattaataagcgattctgaagcgaagtgtttgtgtaagaaaaatatccatatttaacacgttataaagaacaataactagcttccgcAAGATCGCCTTCTGTATTCTTAAGCCTTTACGTAACTTACGAAAAACTGATGCAGTTAAGCTTTTCGTTGAATATGAAAAGCGGTCTGGCGGaaactagttattttactttataacgtgttaaatatggttcttacaaaaacacatcacttcacttcaaaaggcctttattaatcccccGGAACCATGcagagtatgtttatgatggatggatgcacttttttgagcttcaaacaggtggtttctgtgcactgccattataaagcttgggagcatcagggtgattattaatataattccgACTGTGTtcgaagaaagtcatatacacctaaaaCCCCAAGTATACTTTGCTAGTCCGTGTTCCACTCCGTCTCGCAGCGCTCACACTGAAAACGCATGGGAATCAGTCCCTTTCACAGTTTAATGAGCTTTTAAtaactatttttaaaataaaacatcccGCAGTAGATTGCATTTTATGACAGTCACGTTACATGATTTGGACGTTAAGTTTAGGCTTTTAACGGTATGTTAAGAAACAGCATGCGGCACAATAATCATTTTATCTTGATAATCATGTTTTTATAAGCGTTGGAAGCCAAAatcgaaaccgaaaccaaaatTTGATTCATTGCACAGCCCTGCTGCTGTTGAATTGTTTATCAAATTTTTCTGCACCATACATCATACTCCAGAGTTCCCTTGTGCATTTTACGCGCATGTGCAATGTTTGTTGGAACTATGGTTTCAGGAAATGCAGAATTGTTGAAATATGTTGGTAACGACTGAACTTTCAACCATAGTTGGCTAATGATACTTTCGGGAAATGCACCTCAATTTTGCTTTTTATGAAATAAGTGATTCTTATTACTTTTGGAAAGATGGGAAATTTGGTCATTTTCAGATATTTCTTCCACGCAAACataatgaaaagaaagaaaacaagaatGTGTGTACTTGTTCTGTTACTGCTCTCCTGCCAATACCCTCTTCATCAAGATCTTCCTCAGAACCTACAGGGCAAACACAAAGATAAGGcaggaaataaagcaaaaaaagtTGCATTAGAATGAAAGCGAATGGCGTTACCTGCCAGGGACTCCGGCGGAGAGTAAAACTGTCCGTCAGACACGGCTCTAGGACTTATCAGAGGGGCCGGCTCACATGCCGCATTAACTGCTGCCAGATACACTGCAGGAGATGAGGAAATGACAGATTATCAATGTAGTGGTCTTCCTACATGGACTTTCCCAAACATCAGTGACAGTCTTAATGTGCATCTCTAGAGCCAAGTAGAAACATGTTTCCCTTCCCAAATCTTAAAGTAATGTGACTATTTGTGACGAAGTAATGCGACTACCTGACCACAAGACTATTAAAATGACATATCACAGGAAAATGGCTTTTTCTTCCTCTTTTGAAAGGCCTTGCACTAGGTAGGCACTCAAATTCTCACAATGCAAACTTCCCCAGTCCACTATGTCATCCCAACCATGAGCTAACTAAAATATGATTATCTACATTTACATAACACTAGTTCAGTATTATTAGACGTCTTAGACGTTTTTACTGATTTCATCTGGAAGAGGTCAGCCAATATTATGCAATTCACAAGTTTTAAAAAGGTAAAGACACAAAAAGCTTCAACTTCAAACAGCTTAATTCTAATGGCCTAAGAGAGAATGGAAAATGGTAATGAAAAAACTGAAGCCTTAACGGGATTGccctgaaataaaataaatgtaggaTCAGGGAAACCTGTCATCAACTGTCTGCTATTTTCAAGTTTCAATAAACCCAACATAAacaaatatgtaatattttagcTTAAAAAGATGCTTTTATGACCAACTTGTTTATAAAGAACTTCTATAAAACATGAATAATCAAAggcttttattttgactatTTGTGTCGATTCAATACAGCCCTGATTTTCTCACCTCTCTCATCCTCTGCTTCCTGTGTGAGCACTTTGAAATCCAGGAACCAGGTTTCCAACCATGCCACCACAAACGAGGTGATGGGAAGAACATAGCCAAAAGCATTCTGACTAAACAACTGAGACAACAAAGAGACAACTATGACTTCATACACCCATTTCTATTATCACAGTAatgtaataaaacatgtaaagaaTTCAGTTAGCTGTTACTGGTTCATCTGAGGAACAAAGACTATGTGACTTCCCCTcatataaattaaaacattgAAATAGATTAGGAAGATAAAACATTAACTATCTTACATCCGATATGATGACTTTGGCGATGAGGAAGGCGCTGGTCACCAGAGTAGTGATCTGAGATAAGAGAACAAAAAGACAATGATCACATCCAAacctttaaaagtttaaaagcctgatatatatgaatgtgtgtattttgagaaaaactatttttgaaatttattaattacaattattttttattaatcacCATATCTAAGACTTTAAAggtcatatttaaaaaaaaatatatatatatatatatatatatataaaagaaaaaaaatatatataaatgagtaattatatacatatcaaatataataaataaatattatattaactaaaaatacaaatattgatATGTTTATAGGCTGGGGTTGGTCTTTCTTACCGCAATGACCCACCAGTGTCTCAGTCGAAATGCAGCATAACCAATCTGCAAACACAGAAATCTAAACACAGCTAAAAGCTGAGCGGGAACAAGCaaaggagaaaaagagagagattattgctattattgtctgtgaaaccaggccagtGCTGATCCTTGAGAAAGGAAGTAAATATCAGAGTTTTGACATGTTTCTAGGATGCCATCAATGTTTTGCAGATTTTATAGACTAATGCTTTaccaaaaaaataagaaaaaaacaaaacaaactggaaCAGTTTAATGATTAACATTATATAGGGTTGCGTTTGTTTATCACATCAAATCAAGAGTGAAAACAAGTTTAAAGCCATTACAAAATGATCAATGATAATCTTTTATTATGGTTCACAAAGTAACAAGGCATGTGCTTTTTGATACTTACAAATATATCAAAGAAAGATGACTCGAAGTTGTATTTAACAACCTCATTCTCAAGACTGATCCATATACTCTTACTGAtctgagagacagagagaaataCAGATCAAACTTACCAaaatttaaaatgcacatacatgtactattttatctatctatagtTATATAGTTTTAATACATATAATTCACAagatattttcatatattttataaaaatgaatacacATTTCTGTTTACTTCATAATAAATATggttaaaaataacaaatattttagcaatgctaaaaatactgttaaaaattaatatgcaaattacaaCAAACACATTTTGCATGACTCTTTTCATCAGAGGAAGTGAAACGGGCACGTACAATCAACTGGAAATATGAACCCAAATTACAATAgccaaagcaaaaaaaaaggaAGTACAAACTGCACAAGAGAGAGAAAAACGATTAGCACTGTGCAAGAAGACAATTTGGAAACACACAATAAAAacttacatttaattcaatgaTCCAGAGCAACGTGATGAAGAGGAGGTCGAACGTAACAAAGAGGCAGAACGTTCGGCGGACGTCTGAGAAGGCTCTCCTCTCTCCCGGGGGCAGCGGGGGGTAGTAAGGGGAGGGAATGGAGAGGGACGCCTGGGAATACGAGGCGTTTAAAGAAGCAATGGCTGGAAGACTTCCCTCCAACTCTCTGTAGTCTACGCCACTCGGCATACCTACATGCAGTTGGAGCGCATCACCTGAACCAGAGAAGAAAAGATGATTAAACAGAGAGACATGCTTTATCTGGCTTTCATGCAACAACAAACTGCCATTATAGACAAACTGTGATCAAAGCAACATGCAGAAATACATGATCTAATCAAGCAGCCTTTGACTACTTTTAGAGATGGTCTTTTGTAGTGTATCTGATTgcatatttaaattgtaaatatactatatttcattcattcaacttTATTTCCGGACTCAAGGTACATTAGAAAAGAAACATACAACAtacaaacaatttaaaaaagacaattatattaatattttctcATAGATGACTGGTATCGGATCACACTTTGCCTAGGATTCGACAACAGCATAATAATAGCTTATGCTAAACAACATTTAtgcttatttttttgcatttctgCTTCAATCAAAttttgttaaacattttaacataaaaTTGCTACTTCAGcaatactaaaaatataatatttgttgTAAAGTAATTGAAAATGTTGGCATGGCAACTCTAAAGataattataaatcattaaaatttaACCTGATGATCTCTCTACCATATTTATGAAATTTACATTATGACAGCAGGTATGGTGATTAAACAGACCTTTTAACTTTCAGTACTTAATAGCACGATCTCCCCTGTTTGTCtaacgaatgaatgaatgaatgaataaataactaaatCATATGACATAAACAGGCTAGATAACTGATATGTGGCCAGCAAAGGCATCATATAAGCATGCAGTTATTGATTCTGCACTGTCGACATGAATGTACGTTAGTTCCACCGGGATAACAAACAAGCTTAAAacatatttcactgtaaaagtCCCAATAAACAATCATTCGTTAACAAATACTCGATATTCAGAAAAGacgtaattaatattcatgagtaTTTTCACACTTATAGTGTACACAGCTCGTAACATAAACAAGCTTGTATCTCTAAACTTAAACACTTACTGACCTCTAAAGCAACTCAGCGTTTAGCTAACAGTTGAAAAAGCTTGTTTATAAGTTTTTCATAAAAACCAAAACCGCTGTTAATCAAAAATCATCCGATGACACACAAAGTAAAGCCGAAACTCACCAAAAATCAGCGCATCACTCTCATTATCAGCCTGCTGCTCTTCCGCGATAATAACCGGATGTGAGAGAACGTCACATCCGCCAGCTGATAGTTCGGTACTCTGACGCGCTCGTGGTTGAAGTGTGAGAGAGATGGTCAAGCAGTGTtttgtaaatgtacatttattatataatatatgagatataatacacatacatttaaataaatgataatgaataagattttttattttgtataagtTCAAAAAATGAATGACACTTGACTTGTACTTTCAGTTTCAATTCTCTCTCCCACCACAACAACACGAGGTGATGTCTGTAGTTTTGTCATAAACATGCTATTGGTCTGAGAATTCCCCACTGTTAGAGATACTACAGCAACTGCAGAGTTTCATTTCCTCCGTCTGCCACATATGCTCCATAACTCGCCATAAAACGCAGATCCCTGTATCGTGTGAAGTAGGTCACAGTGTCACATCTCGTGTGCAGCCCCACCTATCTGTTAGCCACAATGCCACACACAGGTTTCTAATGCAAACAGAGAAGTTTCATAATGCTGCATCTTCTTAGTGCTGCTGTgatagttaaaggattagtccactttctaataaaaaaatgtcctgttaatttactcacccccatgtcatccaagatgttcatgtctttctttcttcagtcgaaaagaaattaaggtttttacggaagaggattagggccaagcaataataaaaaaataaaaccatctcgagattagttgttaaatttcgagaaaaaactctttaaatttcgagaaaaaagttgagataaaatgttgagaataaactcattaaattatgagaaaaaaagtcattaaattatgagaacaaatttgtaatttaacgttagtttattctcaacattttatctggacttttttctcgaaatttaacagcattttttactcataacgacttttttctcgtaatttaattactttattctcaacattttatctcaacttttttctcgaaatttaacatttttctcataatttaatttgttcttgtaatttaacgacttttttctcgtaatttaatgactttattctcaacattttatctcaactttttcctcgatatttaacgagttttttcttgtaatttaacaagtttattctcaacattttatctctacttttttctcaaaatttaatgagtttattctcaacattttatttagactttttttctcataatttaatgagtttattctcaacatcttatttagacttttttctcgaaatttaacaacttttttctcataatttaatgaatttgttctcataatttaacaagttttttcttgtaatttaacgagtttattctcaacattgacttttttctcaatataacaaattataacaaaatttaactaaataattttctcgaaatttaacaactttaatctcaagatggttttatttttttttattattggttggccctaatcctcttccgtaggtttttgatgaaaacattccaggatttttctccatatagtggacttcaatggcctccaaatggttgaaggtcaaaattacagtttacagcaatCCCAGACAAGTATTAAGGGTCTAATCTagaaccatcgctcattttctaaaaaaaaaaaaagtttgaactaaatcaagtttgaactaaattgtcatatacaatatgctagtgcaagtatataacaattagttcaaactttgacctgtggagggcagtaatactcttagcagtgtctacactgccagaattctaatagagaagacgagagctagttcaagatgagaatttacggttaaaacgtataaaaaagttttgtttttttagaaaatgagcaatggtttctctagataagaccctttttttcacctgggatcactgtaaactgtaattttgaagACCAACTGTTTGGGGTCCATTGAattccactatatggagaaaaatcctggagtgttttcatcaaaaaccttaatttcttttcaactgaagaaaggaggacatgaacatcttggatgacatggcggtgagtaaattatcaggacgtttttatttgaaagtgaactaatcctttaaagcagaAGCTGAGAAATCACACAAATGTTCCTCTCAAATATGGAGCACCTCTTATGGGAATCCAAACCAGATCAGTTTTGGCCCAGATTTTGAAAGCATCAGAGGCAGAGACATTCAAGATGCGAGACCACTGTGCCACCATCTGTTTACAACAGAATCTGAATGTTTTTGCCAAAACCGCTAATGCTTGCTTGCCTTGGCGGCATCAAACTGAAAATATGCCTGGttgatgaacatttttattggtTAGAGAAACAAAAATCTTACTTTATTTCCAAATATAAAGTAACAGCACTTTGAAAGAGGTCAAATTTTGTCCAAATGGCAGCCGTATTAAAGACTGTGAGATACAGTTACGAACCCAAAATAGGATAAAGAAAAGATTAACACTAATTCAGtgcaaatatatttattgatGCATTGACTTTAACCTAAAACATGTCCATAGTTCCTATGGATGTATTTACTTATTTGGTACATTTTCTCAGATTCACTACAttaatcaaaatcaacaacatgtaccTGCATGAGCTTTGGAGGAATATATATGCATACAAATACGATTATATTCAATATAAAGCAGtgtcatttcttaaaaaaagcaATATGTGGCCGTTATTTCATCATTTTAAATCAtcattaatcatttttaaaaatagttcaACAGTGTTCCCTTAAAAGACCTGGCTAAGTTATAAGTTACCCAGCTAATATTAATGCAAGTTGTTAACTAACTAAACAAATGTAATGATTTGCATAAGTTTCTGATATTTCTGATGCACATGAGCTGTCGCCCCGAGGCACTGAATTTGGAGATTTTATTATCTGTAACCAAATACAGTCATATCAAGAGATGCAAATTCTATTCAGTACGCAAATATGATGTTTATAGCAGCTTTGATCACAATGTCATTAACAAACCACAAATTAATCACAAAGACAACATTGTAGGAATGCATTATTCACAGTCAGCCACGATTCAGTTACCGAGATGAAGCAAACTATCGTATTCGGCTGTTTTGTTACTGCTAAATTTACTGCATATGCAGACCAACTGCCAGGATGGTGGTAGTGGTTTAACAAATAACGCTAAACAATAATGCTGCTAAATACTTAGTGAGCCTTTCCATGTGCTCCAGGATTATTGTTCTTGGCAAATGACTTTATGGGATTCGGTATAACAATTGTCTGTACACTAGATGGCAGTGTAGGTTCACAGAAATGCACCAATCGCAAAACATACACATAATGAACAAACCATAAAACGTGACATATGAAATGAACACATATCTGGACACTTTACTTTCATACCACACTGCTCATAGATCTAAACATTTGTACCTGTTTGTTTGAATGTATGAAACGCTTATACAAGGATGATATAATATGTGATTGCTGAATGATTTTACCTTATATATAAATCTCTATTTCATGGCAATGTCGGGGTGAATAAATCTTTTGAGGTTGTTTGACCGCTCCAAAATTTCAGTCTTTCAGAGTTTTTTAAGTCTCTTTTTCTCTCAGAATACAAACAGATAGCTGTTATCAAATAATGGAATCGTTGACAATCAATAAACAATAATTCTGATTTCCAAATAAAATTCtgcattatgaaaaaaaaaaaacaacaactctaAAACTATCAGTCCACATTTCTACTCTCCTCCACTGCCATATTGTCTGCTGCTTCTacatcctcctcttcctcctcctcctcttcatcaGTAGGTGCTGTGGCTCCTGCCTTTCTTATGCCAGGCTGCTGTTCTGCCACGTCCCTTTGCTCCTGTGAATCTTAAAAAggagattttattttaaaagatgaaagtaaaaaaaaaacattcaacagATAATCTCATCTCTGATTGGCTAATCATCTGGTTGAATGATAGAGGTGAGATACAAATGCTGAATTTCTAATCTGGATGTTTTTCTGGAATATTTTAGAAGTGATATGAGAGAGTAGTGCAACGTAAGGAAACAACAATGATGTTTTAATGACACAAAGACCAAATATACTTCAATGCATACATATAAGACTAAGATTGATTGTTTTAGGGGGGggtttgtaaaaaaaagaaaaaaaaagaaaaagtagtAGAGAAAGCAGAATGCACAATGACAGACAAAAACCCAATAAGCCAAAGTCCACCGACaactgtataataataataataataatacacacacaggtcaaaagtttggacacattactatttttgtttttgaaagaagtctcttatgctcatcaaggctgaatttgatcaaaaatacagggaaaaaaagcaatatcgtgaaatattattacaatttaaaataatggttttctataataatatactttaaaatataatttatttctgatgcaaagcttaattttcatcagccattactccagtcttcagtgtcacatgatccaattctttgatgaataaaaagtgaaaaaagaacagcatttatttaaaatggaaatcttttgtaacaatatacactaccgttcaaaagtttggggtcagaattttcttaaattaatacttttattcagcagtgATGTGctcaattgattaaaaaaagggATATTACAGacttatattgttagaaaagatttccattttgaattaatgttgttctttttaactttttaaaagtttccaaaaaaaaattattaagcagcatattagaatgatttctgaaggatcatgtgacactgaagactggagtaatgatgctgaaaattcagatttgcatcacagaaataaattacaattttaaagtatattaaaatagaaaaccattattttaaattgtaatgtttcacaatattagttatttttttctgtatttttgatcaaataaatgcaggcttgatgagcatataAGAGactttcattaaaaataccaatgtgtccaaacttttgactggtacttACATTTCCCCCAGTTATAGTATTAGTAATAGTAAGTATATAGTAATAGTCAAGACAACATAAATTTCTCCTACTATTGGCTGATGtgatttgaaaaaagaaattgaTCACAAATGTCACCATTCAGTGAAGATGGCCTGATGATAATGACCTTAGTACAGACCACATATATATGTAAAGGGCGATGTGATCCTCTGTGATGTGATATTAAGATTACCAGGTGTGCAGGATGAGGATAGCTCCTCCCCCCCTCTCTGAATAGGCTCCTCCCCTTCCTCCTCTACATGAGGATACACACCTAATTTCtgcatttgagcttcagccatcTGCTGCACGGCTATAAACACATGACCACACACATAGGGGATACACACAAATCAGGTATCACCAAATCACAAGGGGAACACACGggaacatacacaaacacacacaggtaAAGAGGGAAGGGTCCgtttattattttaacaagacTTCTGCACTGTGCCGACAGGAACAGGTTTTATTTATGCTGCAATGACAGGACATGTAAGGACAGGGATAACCCACCTGCCTGTCTTTCTGCAATTAGATGATTCACACGCACATTTAGAGACAATATTACAGTAATGCATAGCTATCTTCACAATTTCATCATCAGATTTTTTACATGttacattttgaatattttgagGTTTTTCATAGAATTCcaaacataaataaatctaGGATCAAATGAGACAATTAAGCAATATTAGACAAGACGGAGTGCTGTCAAATTTAATATCACCTTTGATTTCAAATGGATTTTGCCGTAAACAATAAGTTCATATCGCTAACTGACAATTTAGACAAAATACgcagttattttgtttttgctctgTCAATGAAACTAAGCCGAAGACGAAAACAGCAGCACCGTTATGTTGACATAATCTAGTAATCGAGATTGTCCTCAGTGGGTCACAATCTTTGTAGTGCGTCTGTCCTctaaaactgtgtgtgtgtgtttgcagctGTATGCTATCTGCTGTAATCCAGGATGATCCAGAGCAGCACAGACTCACACCCATCACAGCTGTCACCATCTCTaatcttacacacacacacacggtaaAATGGGAAAAACAGACTTGAAGCTTGGGAGAGTTTTTAAGCTCAGGGCCGGCACAGTGCAAGAAAGTCTTCGGAAacaatttatatgtatataccAACGGAATGTACATAATACAGTAGGGACATATCACAGGCAAAACTATAGGCTTTTACCTTTTAATGATGGTGGCTGGTAGATATTTGGGTTGATTCGTTTTGGCTTGAGGACACCATTTTCTCCTACAACCCACTGAAGACAGTTTCAATGTCAGTAAATTACAGAACACGTTAAATATATGTATgatgttacatttatatataatagaaaaaaatctatatatctatatctatctatctatctatctatctatctatctatctatctatctatctatctatctatctatctatctataattaaataattaattaatatttgctttaataatcatttaaaaaaattattgctAATTATTATTAAGCTGAAGAGGAACATTTCCATTATTTATTGTGAACATTGTAAATGTACAACCAACAGCAGGAATAAATCTCCTTCTAAACAATTCTTTTGTTTCTtaataacaaaatgtttttcatacggagcccctaaagggataTGGTAATCGAAAAATTTGACAGGGGTGGAAAAATTTACATCTCAACGCTTGCGTTCTCTCACAAATGATTTGCGTTCCCTGGAGAAATGTAGTGTTTGATTGCAAAATGTTTGccttcccctgagaaactttgtgttcccTAGCAAACCTTTTGCATTTGCGCACAAGGGAACACAAAGTTGTGTCAGCAATGAAatatcttttttctttcttttgtcttTCTAGGGGCTCCATATTTTTACAAtggtattatttatatatactcaACAATGTTCATTCAATGTATTGCCCTGTCCATGCAAATGAATTATGAACGCAGTTTAACCTCCAGAACTGAGGTGGCACTGTGGTACCTGATGGCTGGTGATGTCATCCTCAGGAGATGTTTGGTCTGCTACTTTGAACAACGTGGCAGGTGTGGGTCTTCGTCGGCGAATCTGAAAGACGAGCAGAAGAGAATTGTTAAAGAAAATTCGCGAAATGGAACAAAATCATCATCACATTTCGCATAAGTATGATTGAGTAGTCATGCAGTGGACAGTTTTATCCAGTGATTAAGAGTAATTATAACAGCCCCACTAAAACATTATAATTCCTTTCACAACATCAATTCATATTAccttgtaatatattttttgctattcATCTAAACTTGTTAGTTAAATTAAccttttttgcattaatttgtaATGCAGATGTGATTAATTTCCATCACAATCTATCACCAATTCCCTGCAAAATCCCCATTTGGGAAACCCTGTTCTAGATATCGATTTTAATCAGGACATTTGAATACATGTCATCGCAcgtgtgacaaaaaaaaaaaaaaagagaatcaGAACTGCCTCTTTCCACTCAAACCCTTTTGATTTTCTCTACACAAAACTCTCTGAATGAAGAACAATCATACAAATCTGCCAAATACACCAGGACAGAAATGGAAAAAGTGACTCTACAGTACAACAAAGCTCAAAAGTACACAAGAACTGACAGACTAATGATCTCAAGAAAAGAAATCTTCCTCAACTAATCTCCTAGTCTTCTAGGAACTCCGCCAGGTTAACAACCCACATCATGGCAAAATCTTGACTGAAACTTTCCAATTCCtaacttaaattaaaagcaaGAGTTCACTAAAAGAGAACAGGAGAGTAGTTTAGTTTATGCAGTCCAATAAAAATTTCCTTTATGGACAATAAAGTatctttaattttaaatttaacaatAGATAAATGAAATTTCACAAACCAATTGTGCCATTGAAATAGTCAAAATGGACTCTGTGCGTTTGacctcaaacaaacaaaaccca from Chanodichthys erythropterus isolate Z2021 chromosome 15, ASM2448905v1, whole genome shotgun sequence harbors:
- the ppp1r1b gene encoding protein phosphatase 1 regulatory subunit 1B isoform X2 codes for the protein MDPSSPSEGPVEPKERRKIHFAVPATEPTQLDPRQVEMIRRRRPTPATLFKVADQTSPEDDITSHQWVVGENGVLKPKRINPNIYQPPSLKAVQQMAEAQMQKLDSQEQRDVAEQQPGIRKAGATAPTDEEEEEEEEDVEAADNMAVEESRNVD
- the stard3 gene encoding stAR-related lipid transfer protein 3 isoform X1; this translates as MCIISHILYNKCTFTKHCLTISLTLQPRARQSTELSAGGCDVLSHPVIIAEEQQADNESDALIFGDALQLHVGMPSGVDYRELEGSLPAIASLNASYSQASLSIPSPYYPPLPPGERRAFSDVRRTFCLFVTFDLLFITLLWIIELNISKSIWISLENEVVKYNFESSFFDIFLLAVFRFLCLQIGYAAFRLRHWWVIAITTLVTSAFLIAKVIISDLFSQNAFGYVLPITSFVVAWLETWFLDFKVLTQEAEDERVYLAAVNAACEPAPLISPRAVSDGQFYSPPESLAGSEEDLDEEGIGRRAVTEQEKEFVRQGREAMAVVEQILTQEENWKFEKTSELGDAVYTLEIPFHGKTFILKALLQCSAELVYQEVILQPEKMVQWNRTVSVCQILQRVDDNTMVSYDVSAGAAGGVVSPRDFVNVRRVERRRDCYISAGMATNYISKPPHNRYVRGENGPGGFVVLKSNSNPSVCTFIWVLNTDLKGRLPRYLIHQSLAATMFEFMSHLRQRINEVHVPYR
- the ppp1r1b gene encoding protein phosphatase 1 regulatory subunit 1B isoform X3, producing the protein MDPSSPSEGPVEPKERRKIHFAVPATEPTQLDPRQVEMIRRRRPTPATLFKVADQTSPEDDITSHQWVVGENGVLKPKRINPNIYQPPSLKDSQEQRDVAEQQPGIRKAGATAPTDEEEEEEEEDVEAADNMAVEESRNVD
- the ppp1r1b gene encoding protein phosphatase 1 regulatory subunit 1B isoform X1, whose product is MDPSSPSEGPVEPKERRKIHFAVPATEPTQLDPRQVEMIRRRRPTPATLFKVADQTSPEDDITSHQWVVGENGVLKPKRINPNIYQPPSLKAVQQMAEAQMQKLGVYPHVEEEGEEPIQRGGEELSSSCTPDSQEQRDVAEQQPGIRKAGATAPTDEEEEEEEEDVEAADNMAVEESRNVD
- the stard3 gene encoding stAR-related lipid transfer protein 3 isoform X2 produces the protein MPSGVDYRELEGSLPAIASLNASYSQASLSIPSPYYPPLPPGERRAFSDVRRTFCLFVTFDLLFITLLWIIELNISKSIWISLENEVVKYNFESSFFDIFLLAVFRFLCLQIGYAAFRLRHWWVIAITTLVTSAFLIAKVIISDLFSQNAFGYVLPITSFVVAWLETWFLDFKVLTQEAEDERVYLAAVNAACEPAPLISPRAVSDGQFYSPPESLAGSEEDLDEEGIGRRAVTEQEKEFVRQGREAMAVVEQILTQEENWKFEKTSELGDAVYTLEIPFHGKTFILKALLQCSAELVYQEVILQPEKMVQWNRTVSVCQILQRVDDNTMVSYDVSAGAAGGVVSPRDFVNVRRVERRRDCYISAGMATNYISKPPHNRYVRGENGPGGFVVLKSNSNPSVCTFIWVLNTDLKGRLPRYLIHQSLAATMFEFMSHLRQRINEVHVPYR